The Sorghum bicolor cultivar BTx623 chromosome 6, Sorghum_bicolor_NCBIv3, whole genome shotgun sequence genome contains the following window.
GAGCATGAATGACATCTTCACTATATCATCAGAGAAATCATAGTTCTTGTCTCCGGCTTGAAAAAGAATATTCACAAGCCCAAGTATTTTTTCAAGGAATTCCCTGATCTTTGACTGGGTATTTTCTAGGACCCACATCATAAATCCAGGAGGAGTAGTAGAGCTTCTCTTGAGATCGGTTTCCTTGGCTGAAAGACAAGATGCATCAAAATGCAAATTCATTAACTTACAAAACAAGAGGCCAACATAACTAAGTGAGTTTTATTGTTTATGGTATATGTTTTCACATGATAAAAGGTCAAAAAGATATGTTTTCACATGATAAAAGGTCAAAAAGATTATTCAAGGGATGCTTCCTATCATAAAAATAGTGTTCATCCATGCCAATCCAAAGATGCGAAAAACTTGCATACCATCTTGGAAGGACCTCTTGAATTCCTGTACAACATCGTTGTTCATCACAGCATCCCATACAGCCTTATCAGTTGACAAGGCCATAACCATTTTCTACATGTAAGCAAAACAATCATAGTAAAAAACTAGTTATTTGACAAGGCTATAATCATTTTTTGCATGTAAGACAAAAAAAACAATCATGATAAATCAGAAAAACTAGGTTATTTTTGCGAATACTATATATATGAACCGATATTGATGGCGTGTCAAACTTTTATAGCACAAAATTCATATTTCTATTCATAAATAGCACTACTCAAGTCAAGCCACATTACCTGAACAGAAGCATCTTCATGCAATAGCTGGAAAGCATCTAGTACACTTCGATGTTCCTTTGTCAAAAGAGCACTTGAGTTAAGAACTAGCCTAGCAGGTTCAGTCCATTCATCCAGTCCGACCTCAGACGCCTCAGAATCCAGAGCAAAATGATTCACAAATATCCCAGACGAAGGGTGCACTGCAATGGGCAATGCGAGGGCTTGTAGATCAGCCGCTTCAGGGTCCACGGCAGGAGCCTTTTCAAACACCCTGCATGCATGAAAAAGTCAATTTGCTTAGATGGATGGATCAATAACGCCGCGGTACTGAATCAGTTAAACAAATAAATATGAAGGCCATATGCTCTAAACAATACTGAAGGGTGACAACTCCACTAACAGGATAAGAAGCTCTATCTCGGCAAAGACGGAGAGCAAATATCAATCAACATAGTAAAAAGGCAAGAAAATTTGCTCTGTTagcagaaaaaataaataaattggaGATGCACTAACAAGGCGTACACTCTGAGCAAATTTGAAGGATACACGAAACAAAGTGATCTGAGGCACGCTAACTTGCACATGACAATATGCAGTAAATAATATCGGAAAATCATGGGGAACTTCACAAACTTCACAATCTAATCACAGACACCAGATTTAAGTAAGCAACATGTAATTACTTACGCTAAAAAAACTCAAATCTTAAAACAATATATTCCAATTACACAACCAGATTATCACCAACATAAGAAATCAACAGCTATAACTTTATCAAAAATTATCAAAAATAGATTGAATCTTACCGTTTGATgctggcgacggcggcgcggaCCTCGTCGTCCGTGGGCGGAACCCCGAACACGACACCATGGTCCTCCGTCGCTTCCTGAAGAGCGTTAGGCGCGTTGGCATCTCCGGCGGCGACGACTACCTCCTCCCAGTCCTCGGCGTCGCTACGCAGCGCGCGGGACTCCCAGCACGTGGCGGAGACGGTGGAAGCTCGAGGCGGCAGCGAGGTGGCGCGCAGCGGGTAGACTCTGCCGCGCGAGAGTGAAAGAGCGCCGCCGCTGGAGGAGGAAGATGGGATGGCTGGGGCGGTGGCCGCGACGGCGCTGGAGAGACGCACGAGATTCTTACTCGTCATGGCGTCGCCGCCACTCCAACCTCGCCGATCCTTGTGAATCACGTAAACGACCATGGAGCGCGCCGCAGCTGCCGATACGCCTCGTGCTTGGAAGCTCAGCTGCCGATACGCCTCGTCTCGAGACCTCTCCTCGCCTCCTAATCTGGATTTCTTTTATGTTCGATGGCTTCCTCGTTTGGATTAACCAGGTTTTGCTCGGTTAAAATATCGCCATCTGCTTTCGGAGATATACAATAACCGAGCGGACCCTTTACAAGCTTCCACTTTTATATctctatataatatatatataatgtttcAAAAAAATCTATATAATATCTCTAATATTTAAGCTGGGCATTCGGGTTACCCGATTTTTTCGGCTCGGGTAATTCAGATAATTCAAAATTTGGGTAATGAAAATTGTTACCCGatattagttccgaaaaaacacTACCCGCAATTTCGGGTACCCCCTAATTCGGGTTCGGGTTTGGGTATTTCTGATTTACCCgaattttcaaaaaacaacacactatacaaaatttcaatagcaatttatatataatttcagcagcaatttgtatagaatttcaatagcattttgtagagaataatatgTTACTATCAtttgttcaaacaaagagaattatattctaataaattgataagttctaatatttaactatcaacacatgataaatacaaagatatagacaaatattcgggtagttcgggtaccgggggatattacccgaattacccaaactaatttcggGTAATCAAAATCGCTATCCGAATTTAGGATCGGGTACCTCGGGTTCGGGTAATTCCGGTTCGGatccgggtaattcgggtacgggTAATGGGTATCGGGTAATTTGCCCAGGCCTACTAATATTAAAAGTAGAAAGATTTTTCttcttccatttttttttacttCCAACGAGACTCTAACGCATCTCCATATCTAATTCAAAATGACACAATTTGTTGAATAAATTTCAAAACTATAATAAGCTATGTGTTGCGACATACAGCATGTTTGGTCCATATAAACAACTTGGAATTATGCGATCTTTCGATAAGTGCAGCCTTCTATCTAGCATTGTAAAAGCTAATCTTTATAAAGGAGTTTGGTCAAGTTAGAGCAAAGCAAAGGTTATGAATCTCTAGTAACTCAATGGCTAGATGCTTATGTGTTGTTTTGTTAGTtttgtttatatattttttgtttcaTACCTTTCGTATGAATTTAttgtttctttaaatatttagcCCGATATGGGGACAACTCATCCTGTTTTTCCTTAAAAAGATACTTTAACGTAATCTAATTTCTCCTCCACATTCGCTACGATCTCTCCTCGTTGCCACGTAACAAAGGTCAGGACCTGTTTAGCATAGCTTATAATTCATGagttgttgtgagctgtttttctttaccaaacactttttttaaaaaacagtTTCATAGATGAAGCTATTTTTTTTCTCCACTCACAAAGACATGAGTTGAAATAAAGCTGGAAAAAAGTAGTTTATCATATCTCTCTCTCCTATTTATTTCTTTCATCTATGCATGAAGTTGCTGGTGAGACTCTTTTACCAAACAATTTTTCCAAGACAGCTCAGCTTTACTTAGAAAGTTGCTCATAAAacttttttctaaaaaacaaCTTTATTAGTAAAACTGAGTTGTGCCAAAATGCACTCGTTAATTAGTAGAGAACTTATAATTTGTTGGTTTCGCGGCTTTCTCAGTCTtaatcattatatatatatatatatatatatatatatataaaccaaTAAGCATTTTGATTTTTGACAATCAAAATCGGATTGTGTCAGCATAACCTTTTCTTATTGCTGAAGAAAACTGTGTGACGTGATCCAATACTCATCCACTGTTTATAAAATATTGATGAGCCACTACGAGTTTAGTGCTGAggtggtacatgcatgaagcactaaatatagaagaaaactaTGTGACGTGATCTAATACTCATCCACGTTTTTCTTTGCGATTACACAAACATGCAATTATCTGTAATTTGACTAGCGGCAACCCCGTGCCGTACGAGTTTTTCGCCGTGTTTGTtactatgtatatatatatatccattcCATAGCGAAAAATCAACCGGTAGTTCGTCGCCGAGAGAGAATCCAGATCCAGTAGCGAATGAGGCTAGCAATGTCGCATTCGGCAACCGCCAACAGGAACCGTCTTTCTTGGGCGACAGCGCCACACCTTCCCGTGCGTGCGGGGGACTAGCATGGGCGGGGAGCCGGCCGGTCTGCGTGCGTTGCGCGTGCGGTACGGGCCGAGACGCCATGCCGCGCGGCACAGCCCAATGTGGGCGTCAAGGTCATATTCCGGCCGTCACGGTTTTTGGATGAGGATTATATCGTATA
Protein-coding sequences here:
- the LOC8083368 gene encoding uncharacterized protein LOC8083368; this encodes MVVYVIHKDRRGWSGGDAMTSKNLVRLSSAVAATAPAIPSSSSSGGALSLSRGRVYPLRATSLPPRASTVSATCWESRALRSDAEDWEEVVVAAGDANAPNALQEATEDHGVVFGVPPTDDEVRAAVASIKRVFEKAPAVDPEAADLQALALPIAVHPSSGIFVNHFALDSEASEVGLDEWTEPARLVLNSSALLTKEHRSVLDAFQLLHEDASVQKMVMALSTDKAVWDAVMNNDVVQEFKRSFQDAKETDLKRSSTTPPGFMMWVLENTQSKIREFLEKILGLVNILFQAGDKNYDFSDDIVKMSFMLSVFVFIVVTIARIR